Proteins found in one Methylobacter sp. S3L5C genomic segment:
- the grxC gene encoding glutaredoxin 3 has translation MPEILIYTTNICPYCIMAKRLLDKKGVSYTEINVDAQTGMREEMMRKTKRRTVPQIYIGDLHVGGFDDLHALEQQKKLDTLLKLA, from the coding sequence ATGCCTGAGATACTGATCTATACAACCAATATTTGCCCTTACTGCATTATGGCTAAACGTCTGCTCGACAAAAAAGGAGTTTCTTATACCGAGATTAATGTCGATGCCCAAACGGGGATGAGAGAAGAAATGATGCGTAAAACAAAGCGCCGAACCGTACCGCAAATTTATATTGGCGATCTTCATGTGGGCGGATTTGATGACTTACATGCACTTGAGCAGCAAAAAAAATTGGATACCTTGCTTAAGCTTGCTTAG
- the gcvH gene encoding glycine cleavage system protein GcvH → MNHLPENLKYALTHEWAHVEDDNVVRVGITDFAQEQLGDLVYIELPELGRKIAAQEQCAVVESVKTASDLFSPVSGEIFAVNSALVDEPEQVNDNPYGAWIFCVKTTDLSGLDQLMDADAYQLVIDQ, encoded by the coding sequence ATGAATCATTTACCGGAAAACTTAAAATATGCGCTGACACACGAATGGGCGCATGTGGAGGATGATAATGTTGTTCGTGTAGGTATAACTGATTTTGCCCAAGAACAATTGGGCGATTTGGTTTATATAGAATTACCTGAATTAGGGCGTAAAATTGCAGCGCAAGAGCAATGTGCGGTAGTTGAGTCGGTTAAAACAGCCTCCGATTTATTCAGTCCGGTTTCCGGAGAAATTTTTGCGGTCAATTCAGCCCTCGTTGATGAACCTGAGCAGGTCAATGACAATCCCTATGGGGCATGGATTTTTTGTGTTAAAACAACAGACTTATCAGGTTTGGATCAGTTAATGGATGCTGATGCTTACCAATTGGTCATTGACCAATAA
- a CDS encoding diacylglycerol kinase, which translates to MANPNAKGVKRLINACFFSVAGFKATWTYEEAFRQEVILFVVTTPLAIWLGETNIEKLLLIGSIVLVMLVELLNSAVEAVVDRVGLEHHELSGRAKDIGSAAVMMSLAWAATTWALILL; encoded by the coding sequence ATGGCAAATCCAAATGCAAAAGGCGTTAAGCGCCTTATTAACGCGTGTTTCTTTTCTGTTGCCGGATTTAAAGCAACCTGGACTTATGAAGAAGCCTTTAGACAAGAAGTTATTCTCTTTGTGGTGACTACTCCACTGGCAATCTGGCTGGGAGAAACCAATATTGAAAAACTGCTGTTAATCGGCAGCATCGTATTGGTAATGTTAGTTGAATTATTAAATTCAGCAGTAGAAGCCGTGGTTGACCGGGTAGGCCTTGAACACCATGAATTATCAGGCAGGGCCAAAGATATAGGTTCTGCAGCAGTAATGATGTCTTTAGCTTGGGCCGCAACCACCTGGGCATTAATTTTACTTTAA
- a CDS encoding carbohydrate kinase family protein: MSALICGSMAYDTIMVFHDKFKNHILPEKVHILNVSFLVPVMRREYGGCAGNIAYNLNLLGEEALAMATVGHDFEPYSQWMSQNGLSSEFIHIMDNNYTGQAYITTDEDGNQITAFHPGAMSFSHVNSVPVDREIEIGIVSPDGKEGMLLHADQFAELDIPFVFDPGQGMPLFNGAELLTFIDQATWVTLNDYESELMQERTGLSLEQMAERLEALIVTLGSKGSKIYTKGECITIPAAKPLALLDPTGCGDAYRAGLLYGLMNELDWDTTGRIASLMGAIKIEHHGTQNHTLDMSEFKRRYHENFGCSF, from the coding sequence ATGAGTGCTTTAATTTGCGGGTCTATGGCTTATGACACCATCATGGTATTTCATGATAAATTTAAAAATCATATCTTGCCGGAAAAAGTTCATATTCTAAACGTATCATTTTTAGTCCCCGTCATGCGCCGTGAATATGGTGGTTGTGCGGGCAATATTGCCTACAATTTGAATTTACTTGGTGAAGAAGCCTTGGCCATGGCTACCGTGGGACATGATTTTGAACCCTACAGCCAATGGATGAGCCAGAACGGTTTATCCAGTGAGTTTATTCATATTATGGATAATAACTATACCGGCCAAGCTTATATCACCACTGACGAAGATGGCAATCAGATTACTGCATTCCATCCTGGTGCAATGAGCTTTTCTCATGTCAACTCGGTTCCTGTCGACAGAGAAATCGAGATAGGTATAGTATCCCCTGACGGCAAAGAAGGTATGCTACTTCATGCCGACCAGTTTGCCGAGTTGGATATACCCTTTGTGTTTGATCCCGGCCAAGGTATGCCCCTGTTTAATGGCGCAGAATTGCTTACATTTATTGATCAGGCAACCTGGGTGACTTTAAATGATTATGAATCCGAGTTAATGCAGGAACGCACAGGATTATCCTTGGAGCAAATGGCAGAACGACTGGAAGCGTTGATTGTTACTCTGGGTAGTAAAGGTTCAAAAATTTATACCAAAGGCGAGTGCATCACTATTCCCGCTGCAAAACCCTTAGCACTGCTTGATCCTACCGGCTGCGGCGACGCTTATCGTGCCGGCTTGCTTTATGGCCTGATGAATGAACTGGATTGGGACACTACCGGCAGAATCGCGTCATTGATGGGGGCCATTAAAATAGAACATCACGGTACCCAAAACCATACGCTAGATATGAGCGAATTCAAGCGACGCTATCATGAAAATTTTGGTTGTTCGTTTTAA
- the mazG gene encoding nucleoside triphosphate pyrophosphohydrolase, translated as MLKNTQQLIDLMARLRRPEDGCAWDIKQDFTSLIPYVIEEAYEVVDAIERNDLDDLRSELGDLLLQVVFHSQIADERGLFTFEEVSAGICEKLIRRHPHVFSDAVFNTDAERHQAWEQAKAIERQEKNKTATPDSVLSGVAGSLPALIECEKIQDRAAQHGFDWPDVPPVFAKVLEELEEVKEAWESGDQAHIQEEIGDLLLVAVNLARHLNVNPEIALKESTKKFSRRFHYIEQQVEASGRSLLDCELMELDAFWNEAKLVLKKK; from the coding sequence ATGTTAAAAAATACCCAACAACTAATAGATCTTATGGCTCGCCTGCGTCGTCCGGAAGATGGCTGTGCCTGGGATATTAAACAAGACTTCACCAGCCTGATTCCTTACGTTATTGAAGAAGCCTACGAGGTCGTCGATGCCATTGAACGTAATGATCTGGATGATTTACGCTCGGAATTAGGCGATCTTTTGCTACAGGTCGTTTTTCATTCCCAGATTGCCGATGAGCGTGGCTTGTTTACTTTTGAAGAGGTATCAGCAGGTATCTGTGAAAAATTGATACGCAGGCACCCCCATGTGTTTTCTGATGCGGTTTTTAACACGGATGCCGAGCGCCACCAAGCTTGGGAACAAGCCAAGGCTATTGAGCGACAAGAGAAGAATAAAACAGCGACACCAGATAGCGTTTTATCCGGTGTCGCTGGCAGTCTTCCCGCGTTGATTGAATGTGAAAAAATTCAGGACCGTGCTGCACAGCACGGATTTGACTGGCCCGATGTTCCGCCTGTTTTTGCCAAAGTATTAGAAGAACTGGAAGAAGTCAAAGAAGCATGGGAGTCGGGTGACCAGGCACATATACAGGAGGAAATCGGTGATTTATTACTGGTTGCTGTAAACCTGGCACGGCATTTAAACGTCAATCCTGAAATTGCTCTTAAAGAAAGTACCAAAAAATTCTCGAGACGCTTTCATTATATCGAACAACAGGTTGAAGCATCCGGGCGAAGTTTGCTTGATTGTGAGCTAATGGAATTGGATGCTTTCTGGAATGAGGCAAAGCTGGTTTTAAAAAAGAAATAA
- the parE gene encoding DNA topoisomerase IV subunit B translates to MSNEYNAAAIEVLSGLDPVRKRPGMYTDTTRPNHLVQEVVDNSVDEAMAGYAKAIDVVLYKDGSVLVSDDGRGMPVDIHPEQGIPGVEVILTQLHAGGKFSNKNYQFSGGLHGVGVSVVNALSAKLDIEVKRNGKVYGMSYADGEKQTELAEIGTVGRNNTGTTVKFWPNEKYFDSNKISVTKLKHVLRAKAVLCPGLKITLKVEQSDEDYVWCYQNGLKEYLLDRIGDIDFCPEQPFMGNMAANHEAVEWGIVWALENPAEILNESYVNLVPTAQGGTHVNGLRAGLTEAMREFCNIRNILPRGVKVAPEDVWENCHFVLSVKLEDPQFSGQTKERLSSRECVAFVSGVAKDNFSLWLNQNPAEGEKIAEIIIFSAQKRLRSNKKIIRKRITSGPALPGKLADCSAQDITRTELFLVEGDSAGGSAKQARERDFQAIMPLRGKILNTWEVESSQVMASQEVHDIAVALGIEPGSSDLQNLRYGKVCILADADSDGNHIATLICALFYQHFNALVKEGHVFVAMPPLYRIDVGKRVFYALDEAERQGVLDRIKAEKLKGQINVQRFKGLGEMNPSQLRETTMNPDTRRLVQLTITEDDDTSGQLDLLLAKKRSQDRKIWLETRGNLADIA, encoded by the coding sequence ATGAGTAACGAATATAATGCGGCCGCAATAGAGGTTTTAAGTGGATTGGATCCGGTTCGAAAACGTCCCGGCATGTACACGGATACCACCAGGCCGAACCACTTGGTACAGGAAGTTGTTGATAACAGTGTTGATGAAGCGATGGCCGGTTACGCCAAAGCTATCGATGTGGTTTTGTATAAAGACGGTTCAGTACTGGTCAGTGATGATGGTCGTGGTATGCCCGTTGATATTCATCCCGAGCAAGGTATCCCGGGCGTTGAAGTGATTCTTACCCAGTTACATGCCGGCGGCAAATTTTCCAATAAAAACTACCAGTTTTCTGGTGGCTTGCACGGTGTCGGCGTATCGGTTGTTAATGCGTTATCAGCGAAACTTGATATTGAAGTCAAGCGTAACGGCAAAGTTTATGGCATGAGCTATGCCGATGGTGAAAAGCAAACCGAATTAGCGGAAATCGGCACAGTAGGTCGCAATAACACGGGAACAACAGTTAAATTCTGGCCGAATGAAAAATACTTTGATTCCAATAAAATATCCGTTACCAAATTAAAGCACGTTTTACGCGCCAAAGCCGTTTTGTGTCCCGGCTTAAAAATAACCTTAAAGGTTGAGCAAAGCGACGAAGATTACGTTTGGTGTTACCAGAATGGTCTTAAAGAGTACTTACTGGATCGGATAGGCGACATTGACTTTTGCCCGGAACAGCCGTTTATGGGTAATATGGCTGCAAATCATGAGGCTGTCGAATGGGGTATCGTCTGGGCGCTTGAAAATCCGGCTGAAATACTTAACGAAAGTTACGTTAATCTGGTGCCGACCGCGCAAGGTGGGACCCATGTTAACGGTTTGCGTGCAGGTTTGACCGAAGCCATGCGTGAATTTTGTAATATACGTAATATATTGCCACGTGGCGTTAAAGTCGCACCGGAAGATGTATGGGAAAACTGCCATTTTGTCTTGTCCGTTAAATTGGAAGATCCCCAGTTTTCCGGCCAAACCAAAGAGCGGCTCAGTTCACGCGAATGTGTGGCGTTTGTTTCGGGTGTTGCTAAAGACAACTTTAGTCTTTGGTTAAATCAAAACCCGGCGGAAGGCGAAAAAATAGCTGAAATTATTATTTTTAGCGCCCAAAAAAGATTGCGATCCAATAAAAAAATTATCCGTAAAAGAATCACCTCAGGCCCTGCCCTACCAGGAAAGCTGGCAGATTGCTCCGCTCAGGACATAACCAGAACGGAATTATTTCTGGTGGAAGGTGACTCTGCCGGTGGTTCAGCCAAACAAGCCCGTGAACGTGACTTTCAGGCCATTATGCCGTTGCGGGGCAAGATTCTTAATACCTGGGAAGTGGAATCCAGTCAGGTAATGGCTTCACAGGAAGTACATGATATTGCGGTTGCTTTAGGCATAGAGCCAGGCTCCAGTGATTTGCAGAACCTGCGCTACGGTAAAGTCTGTATTTTGGCGGATGCTGATTCTGACGGTAATCACATTGCGACGTTAATCTGTGCCTTGTTTTATCAACACTTTAATGCGCTGGTTAAAGAGGGTCATGTATTTGTAGCGATGCCACCCTTATATCGGATTGATGTGGGTAAACGCGTCTTTTATGCTTTGGATGAAGCGGAACGCCAAGGTGTTTTGGATAGAATTAAAGCCGAAAAACTCAAAGGGCAAATCAACGTGCAGCGCTTCAAAGGCTTGGGAGAAATGAACCCCAGTCAGCTTCGGGAAACCACCATGAATCCCGATACCCGAAGACTGGTGCAATTAACCATTACTGAAGACGACGATACCAGCGGACAACTGGATTTATTACTGGCCAAGAAACGTTCACAAGACCGAAAAATATGGCTGGAAACCAGAGGAAACCTGGCCGATATAGCTTGA
- a CDS encoding SulP family inorganic anion transporter translates to MTDSATRLSRLAALFPLVGWLKTYTREDFNGDLFAGIITAILLVPQGIAYAILAGLPPQLGLYASILPPVLYALFGTSRTLSVGPVSIAAIMIASTLNMPEISALGNPVQSALILSAESGLIMLLMALFRMGGLVNFISHPVLTGFTSGASLLIIGSQLPQFLGLKSPVCGFDGICYRDYLSGYNSTTLLLGMTAVMLLIVFGKPLTMLLKKAGFSLPLVTAISKCGPLLTVLLATVVVSYFGLTMHNKVAVVGLVPAGFPALSLDFIDLEKWRLLFPGAAFIALIAYVESVAIAKVTANLRGEKISPNQELIALGVANLATAISGGMPVAGGFSRTMVNFSAGARTQMAMLIAAGILALAVIFFSPWFENIPKAALAAIILVAIIPLVRLGSIVHTWRYDRGDGLAEIVTLLGVLVLGIEEGISLGIILTVISYLRKTSQPHIAVVGRIPETGHYRNIKRHNVETWQHLLLLRIDENITFANVNYIENFITTELKRQADIKHIILIFTSVSDIDATALEALENVNHALQISGITLHLSEAKGPVLDKLEKTDFFNQLKPGKVFFHTEDAIKELA, encoded by the coding sequence ATGACTGATTCAGCAACCAGATTGTCACGCTTAGCGGCATTATTTCCTCTAGTGGGCTGGCTAAAAACCTATACCCGTGAGGATTTTAACGGCGATCTGTTCGCTGGTATTATTACGGCTATCTTGCTGGTTCCTCAAGGTATTGCCTACGCGATTTTGGCTGGCTTGCCGCCACAACTTGGGCTTTATGCCAGTATTTTGCCGCCTGTATTGTATGCCTTGTTCGGTACCAGTCGAACCTTATCGGTAGGGCCGGTGTCAATTGCCGCTATTATGATTGCCAGTACCTTAAACATGCCTGAGATTAGTGCGCTGGGCAATCCTGTGCAAAGTGCATTAATTTTGTCAGCCGAAAGTGGCTTAATCATGTTGTTGATGGCTCTTTTCCGGATGGGGGGACTGGTTAATTTTATTAGTCATCCTGTACTTACCGGCTTTACCAGCGGTGCCTCTCTCTTGATTATAGGCAGTCAATTACCCCAGTTCTTAGGTTTAAAAAGTCCTGTTTGTGGTTTTGATGGTATTTGTTACCGGGATTATTTGTCGGGCTATAATTCGACGACTTTGTTACTGGGGATGACCGCAGTCATGTTGTTGATAGTTTTTGGAAAACCACTCACTATGCTACTTAAAAAAGCAGGGTTCAGTTTGCCTCTGGTAACGGCTATTAGTAAATGTGGCCCTTTGTTAACAGTGCTTTTGGCGACGGTTGTCGTTAGTTATTTTGGTTTAACGATGCACAATAAAGTGGCTGTTGTAGGTTTGGTTCCTGCCGGCTTTCCTGCTTTAAGCCTGGATTTTATTGATCTTGAAAAATGGCGTTTGTTATTTCCCGGTGCTGCCTTTATTGCCTTAATTGCTTATGTAGAAAGTGTCGCAATTGCTAAAGTCACTGCCAATCTCAGAGGCGAGAAAATCAGTCCTAATCAGGAGTTGATTGCCTTGGGTGTCGCTAATCTGGCTACGGCTATTTCTGGCGGTATGCCGGTTGCAGGTGGCTTTAGTCGAACCATGGTCAATTTTTCAGCCGGTGCCAGAACCCAAATGGCGATGCTGATTGCTGCCGGAATATTGGCGTTGGCAGTAATCTTTTTTAGCCCATGGTTTGAAAATATTCCCAAGGCAGCATTGGCTGCCATTATTCTGGTTGCCATTATACCTTTAGTGCGTTTAGGCAGTATTGTTCACACCTGGCGCTACGATCGTGGTGATGGTTTGGCCGAAATTGTAACTCTGTTAGGTGTTTTGGTGCTGGGTATTGAAGAAGGCATTAGTTTAGGTATTATTCTTACCGTTATCAGTTACTTACGCAAGACCAGTCAGCCGCATATAGCAGTCGTTGGACGTATTCCTGAAACAGGGCATTATCGTAATATTAAACGCCATAATGTAGAAACCTGGCAGCACTTGTTATTGCTGCGTATCGATGAAAATATCACCTTTGCCAATGTTAATTACATTGAAAACTTTATTACCACAGAATTGAAGCGGCAAGCCGATATTAAGCATATTATTCTAATTTTTACCTCAGTCAGTGATATAGATGCTACGGCTTTAGAGGCATTGGAAAATGTAAACCATGCCTTACAAATATCAGGAATAACACTGCATTTATCAGAAGCGAAGGGCCCCGTACTGGATAAACTTGAGAAAACCGATTTTTTTAACCAATTAAAGCCCGGGAAAGTATTTTTCCATACCGAAGATGCAATTAAAGAACTGGCATAA
- a CDS encoding FAD/NAD(P)-binding oxidoreductase — protein MSQQHHTILIVGGGAAGVSVANNMRRQNADIDIAIIEPSEKHYYQPGFTIIGGGAYTLKQTTRNEVDLIHPTVTWLKDYAETFQPDNNTVSLRSGATISYDYLVVCPGLQLDWGKIAGLKETLGKNNVCSNYSPDTTEYTWECIKNIESGVALFTQPPMPIKCAGAPQKIMYLAADRFRKKGFLDKFTIEFCNAGPAMFGIPFFAKALNKVVAGYGIKTNFNHNLVAIDGPAKTATFEMTDAEGNKQQVVKAFDMIHVTPPQSAPDFIKNSPLANAAGWVDVHDRTLQHNKYANIFGLGDATSTPNAKTAAAVRKQVPILVDNILHLINGKAVEEKYDGYGSCPLTTSLSTVMLAEFAYGGKVTPSFPWLDPRKSLYIWWIGKKIGFPWMYWSLMLKGYRIDIPHLESYAKRFTKEE, from the coding sequence ATGTCACAACAACACCATACTATTTTGATTGTCGGCGGCGGCGCAGCAGGCGTTTCCGTTGCCAATAACATGCGTCGTCAAAATGCCGATATTGATATTGCCATTATCGAGCCATCTGAAAAACATTATTACCAGCCAGGTTTTACCATTATTGGCGGCGGCGCTTATACCTTAAAACAAACCACCCGCAATGAAGTGGATTTGATTCATCCAACCGTTACCTGGCTGAAAGATTACGCAGAAACTTTTCAGCCGGATAACAATACCGTGAGTTTACGTTCCGGTGCAACGATCAGTTATGATTACCTGGTCGTTTGTCCCGGTTTGCAACTGGACTGGGGTAAAATTGCAGGCTTAAAAGAAACGCTGGGTAAAAATAACGTTTGTAGTAATTATTCACCCGATACGACCGAATACACTTGGGAATGTATTAAAAACATTGAATCGGGAGTCGCTCTATTTACACAGCCGCCGATGCCGATTAAATGTGCCGGCGCACCTCAAAAAATTATGTATCTGGCTGCGGATAGATTTCGTAAAAAAGGGTTTTTGGATAAATTTACCATTGAATTTTGTAATGCCGGTCCTGCCATGTTTGGCATTCCTTTTTTTGCCAAAGCCTTAAATAAGGTCGTCGCGGGTTATGGGATTAAAACCAATTTTAATCATAATCTGGTGGCTATCGATGGCCCTGCCAAAACAGCCACATTTGAGATGACCGATGCAGAAGGCAACAAGCAGCAAGTCGTTAAAGCCTTTGATATGATCCATGTCACGCCGCCGCAAAGCGCCCCCGATTTTATTAAAAACAGCCCGTTAGCGAATGCGGCAGGCTGGGTGGATGTTCACGACAGAACGTTGCAGCATAACAAATACGCCAATATTTTTGGTTTGGGTGATGCGACATCAACGCCAAATGCCAAAACAGCGGCTGCCGTCAGAAAACAGGTGCCCATTTTGGTTGATAATATTTTGCATCTTATCAACGGTAAAGCCGTTGAGGAAAAATATGATGGTTATGGTTCTTGTCCATTAACCACCTCACTAAGTACCGTTATGTTGGCCGAATTTGCTTATGGCGGTAAGGTGACCCCGTCTTTTCCTTGGTTGGACCCGCGAAAAAGTTTGTATATCTGGTGGATTGGCAAAAAAATAGGTTTTCCCTGGATGTACTGGTCTTTAATGCTTAAAGGCTATCGTATTGATATACCGCATCTGGAATCCTATGCAAAACGCTTTACTAAAGAAGAATAA
- a CDS encoding rhodanese-like domain-containing protein: MMIFKQLFDKETWTYTYLIADAISKEAVFIDPVNTHIDDYITLLETYGLQLKYTLESHVHADHITASGLLRQRLGAQTAVSQLCGAETADVQIQDGDIFKLGANEQIKVIATPGHTPGSISFLWRDRIFTGDSLLIGGCGRTDFQGGDAGALYDCITQRLFTLPDETLVYPGHDYQEHWVSSIKQERTTNPRLAGKTREEFIAVMNNLNLPKPRLIDQAVPANRYCGLDENERQDAIMVRETSRPVRNEISPQDLVAQAKQQITEVSVTTAKKLLAEGNIVVVDTREESEYEAGHIDNALLLPRGVLEFKIGNSPELVDKSKAVLIYCRTGGRSALAAQTMQQLGYNNVLSMAGGYEAWQKA, from the coding sequence ATGATGATATTTAAACAATTATTTGATAAAGAAACCTGGACTTACACTTATTTAATTGCTGATGCAATAAGTAAAGAAGCGGTTTTTATTGATCCTGTCAACACGCATATTGATGACTATATCACTTTGCTGGAAACATATGGTTTGCAGCTGAAATATACGCTGGAAAGCCATGTTCATGCCGATCATATAACGGCAAGCGGCTTGCTGCGTCAACGCTTGGGCGCACAAACAGCGGTCAGCCAACTTTGCGGTGCAGAGACTGCCGATGTCCAAATTCAGGATGGCGATATTTTTAAATTAGGCGCTAACGAGCAAATTAAAGTAATTGCTACGCCAGGCCATACGCCCGGTAGTATTTCTTTTTTATGGCGTGACCGGATTTTTACCGGTGACTCTTTATTGATAGGGGGTTGTGGGCGTACCGATTTTCAGGGTGGTGATGCCGGTGCGCTTTATGATTGCATTACTCAACGGTTATTTACTTTACCTGATGAAACACTGGTTTATCCGGGTCATGATTATCAAGAGCACTGGGTTAGTAGCATCAAGCAGGAACGCACAACTAATCCACGTCTGGCCGGAAAAACGCGTGAAGAGTTTATTGCCGTAATGAATAATTTAAATTTGCCAAAACCACGACTAATCGATCAAGCAGTACCTGCCAACCGTTATTGCGGTTTGGATGAAAATGAACGTCAGGATGCCATTATGGTAAGAGAGACTTCGCGTCCCGTTCGCAATGAAATAAGTCCTCAAGATTTGGTAGCCCAAGCCAAACAACAGATTACCGAAGTGAGTGTAACTACGGCTAAAAAATTGCTGGCAGAAGGCAATATCGTTGTTGTCGATACGCGGGAAGAGAGCGAGTATGAAGCGGGTCATATTGATAACGCGCTGCTTTTACCACGTGGAGTGCTGGAATTTAAGATTGGTAATAGCCCTGAGTTGGTTGATAAATCCAAAGCCGTACTTATTTATTGCCGTACCGGTGGGCGTTCTGCATTGGCAGCGCAGACCATGCAACAATTGGGTTATAACAATGTCCTGTCAATGGCAGGTGGTTATGAGGCTTGGCAAAAAGCATAA
- a CDS encoding sigma-54-dependent Fis family transcriptional regulator has product MKQSALFATNNPLWLAQFDNSTLLIKVLDLCESVAIYIINSNQQVLYWSQGITDLSGLRQEDVVGKSCLPEYKITDTDNHQETIIKISSTDGSDIKVKKVVQVLYDKKNVFAGGVVLLAILPKPMTLGTLPKMSAKVTNTELGSQNFQGIISRSPAMKDVFQIISNAAETEATVLVRGESGAGKELVAKAIHDLSARHDMPFLAINCAALSSNLLESELFGHVRGAFTGAIKDHSGLFQRAYGGTLFLDEVAELPLELQAKLLRVIQERNYIPVGGDRSIEVDVRIVAATHRSLREEVKTGHFREDLMYRLRVVPIFIPPLRERREDISLLLWYFIYQHNTANFRKIEKIEPEAMRVLLDYTWPGNIRELHNVVEYAFAVGRGTTLRCSELPPEFREPRRVNQQILSSVPLSAAEEIVAIRQALTQSKGMVTVAAQLMAMSRATFWRKRKLYGL; this is encoded by the coding sequence ATGAAACAATCTGCATTATTTGCCACAAACAACCCGCTATGGTTGGCACAATTTGACAATTCAACGCTTTTAATTAAAGTACTTGACCTTTGTGAGTCAGTCGCTATTTACATTATTAATAGCAATCAACAAGTGCTTTATTGGAGCCAGGGAATAACCGACTTATCGGGCTTACGACAAGAAGATGTTGTCGGAAAATCTTGTTTACCCGAATACAAAATTACTGATACCGACAATCATCAAGAAACGATTATCAAAATATCCAGCACGGACGGTAGCGACATTAAAGTAAAAAAAGTGGTACAAGTTTTATACGATAAAAAAAACGTCTTCGCTGGCGGCGTAGTCTTGCTTGCCATTCTGCCAAAGCCCATGACTTTGGGTACTTTGCCGAAAATGAGCGCCAAAGTGACCAATACAGAGCTTGGGAGCCAAAATTTCCAAGGCATAATAAGTCGCTCACCGGCCATGAAAGACGTGTTTCAGATTATTTCAAATGCCGCTGAAACAGAAGCGACTGTGTTGGTAAGAGGCGAAAGCGGAGCCGGTAAAGAACTGGTTGCCAAGGCGATCCATGATCTTAGCGCTCGTCATGACATGCCTTTTCTGGCGATAAATTGCGCGGCTTTATCAAGCAACTTACTAGAAAGCGAATTGTTCGGTCATGTGCGCGGCGCTTTTACCGGAGCGATTAAAGATCATAGCGGTTTGTTTCAACGTGCGTATGGTGGAACCTTGTTTCTGGATGAAGTAGCCGAGCTGCCACTTGAACTACAGGCCAAACTGCTCAGAGTAATACAGGAAAGAAACTATATTCCGGTGGGCGGGGATCGTTCAATTGAGGTTGATGTACGCATAGTAGCAGCTACACATCGGTCATTAAGAGAAGAAGTAAAAACAGGGCATTTTCGTGAAGATTTGATGTACCGGTTAAGAGTTGTCCCCATTTTTATCCCGCCATTACGGGAGCGCAGGGAAGATATCAGTTTATTACTATGGTATTTTATCTATCAGCATAATACCGCTAATTTTAGAAAAATTGAAAAAATTGAACCAGAGGCCATGCGGGTTTTGCTTGACTATACGTGGCCCGGCAATATCAGGGAACTTCATAATGTTGTGGAATATGCATTTGCGGTAGGCCGTGGCACAACTTTACGTTGTTCTGAATTACCGCCGGAATTTAGGGAACCACGCAGAGTTAATCAGCAAATCCTGTCATCCGTACCATTATCAGCAGCAGAAGAAATCGTCGCCATTCGTCAGGCACTGACGCAAAGTAAAGGCATGGTCACCGTCGCTGCGCAGTTAATGGCTATGAGCCGGGCCACTTTCTGGCGTAAACGCAAGCTGTATGGATTATGA